A window of Streptomyces sp. NBC_01689 genomic DNA:
CGTGCGCCGTCGGGTCACCCGTGGCCTCGCGCTCGTTGTGTCCGGCCGCGAGCACCGTCGTGCCGTCCGTGGACAGCACGACGGCGCCGACGGGGACGTCCCCGCCCCGGACGGCCCGGTCGGCCTCGTCCAGGGCGAGCCGCATCGCGGCCCGCCAGCGGTCGCGTACCGGATCTCGTGGAATGGTCTGTGTCGTGCCGCTCACCCGGGAAACCTAACCCGGGAAGCTAGCGGACGGTCTCCAGGACCTCCGCCGCCCCGAGGGCGTCGGCGATCGTGCTGAGCGCGTCGCCCTCGTCCAGGGCGAGCAGCTCCTTCTCGCTCACCCCGAGGTCGGCGAGGATCTCGCGGTCCCCGACGGGGCTGTGCGAGACGGCCTCGGCGGCCACGGCCTCGTCCTCGTCGTCGGAGTCGTCTGCGTCGTCGGGTTCACCGTCCTCGGTGCCGTCCAGGTCGAGGGAGTCCAGGTCGGCGTCGTCGTCGCCCGGGTCCCGTCCTAGTAGTTCGTCCGTGAGCAGGATCTCGCCGTACGAGCTGCGGGCGGCGGCTGCGGCGTCCGAGACGTAGATACGAGGGTCCTCCTCGCCGTCCACGCGGACGACGCCGAACCACGCGTCCTCCTGCTCGATGAGTACGAGCACCGTGTCCTCCTCCGAGGCTTCACGGGCCAGGTCGGTCAGATCCGACAGGGTCTCCACATCGTCGAGCTCTGTGTCGCTCGCTTCCCACCCGTCTTCGGTGCGCGCGAGCAGTGCGGCGAAGTACACCGTGACTCTCCCACTGGTCATAGGCGTGCCGGTTGGGGGTCCCCCCGGCGGAGGTTGATGGGCGGGGAGTGCTGCTCCGAGACCCCACCCACTCGGAATCGTGGCAGAAACAGAGCGTTCAGGGGACGTCTTCGGCCTGCTGTGTCTGCCTCTTTTGATCGCTACCAGCGGATCGTACGCGGCACTCGGCGTCACGCGTGCATGTCTACGCCCTCACGGCGTGGGCGGATCCCGCGAGCTACCAGCGGAAGGTGCGCATGCGCATGGCGTGACGGAGGCGGGCGACCTTGGCGCGGCGCGGCTGGACACGGTCGCGCAGTTCGCGCGCCTCGGTGAGTTCACGCAGGAACTGGGCCCGGCGCCGCCTGCGCTGGGCGTCCGTCTCCTGCTCCGGCCGCTGGACGGGCCGTTCGGGCCACCGCTGCGGGTGCCCGGCGTTCTCGGGCCGCTCGGGCCGCGCCGAGCGCTCCGGCCGCTCCGGCCGCGTGGACTGCTCCGGGGACTTGTCTTTCCGGTCCGGCATACGCACACCACCCCAGGTTCGTCCTTCCCGCCTTCCCCCGGACGGGCGGTTTGATGCCAGCGCGAGCGGTGCGGGCGCCCGGCTACTGTGGGGGGCATGCGTCTCCACGTCGTCGACCACCCCCTGGTCGCCCATAAGCTCACCACCCTGCGCGACCGGCGCACCGACTCCGCGACCTTCCGGCGGCTCGCCGACGAACTGGTCACCCTGCTCGCCTACGAGGCCACCAGGGACGTGCGCACCGAGCAGGTCGACATCGTGACCCCGGTGGCCTCCACGACGGGCGTCAAGCTGTCCCACCCGCGCCCGCTGGTCGTGC
This region includes:
- a CDS encoding tRNA adenosine deaminase-associated protein codes for the protein MYFAALLARTEDGWEASDTELDDVETLSDLTDLAREASEEDTVLVLIEQEDAWFGVVRVDGEEDPRIYVSDAAAAARSSYGEILLTDELLGRDPGDDDADLDSLDLDGTEDGEPDDADDSDDEDEAVAAEAVSHSPVGDREILADLGVSEKELLALDEGDALSTIADALGAAEVLETVR